The genomic DNA TCTTTTTGAACATAAGGGTCAAAAAATCTTCCTGACCGGGGTCAACCTCGGCAATGTTCAGTTCCTGCCCTTCCGAAACGCTCCTTATTCCCACAGCGAAGCGGAATTGAAGGAGATGCTGCGCAAGGCCTTCGCTGATCTTAAAGCGACCGGCGCCAACTCTTTCCGTTTCTGGCTGCACATTGATGGCAGCCGCAGCCCTTCATTTACCAATGGTCAGGTCAGCGGTCTTCCGGCCGGCCTGATTGAAGATCTGCAGTGGTTGATTCAGACCGCCTATCGCGATTACGGACTTTTGGCGAATATCACCCTTTGGTCCCACGATGTGCTCGCAGTGCGGCGGGAGCATCAGGTGGCGTCGCGTGATCAGGTCGTCCGAATGATCGAAGACGAGAAAGCGATGCAGGCTTATATTCAAAACGCTTTGACTCCGATGCTGCAGGCCATGCAGAAGAAGATGCCCGGTTCGACCCAGACCTATAACGATGGCGTCATGTCCTGGGAGGTTTTCAATGAACCCGAAGGTGTGTCTGCGTTCTGGCGTCTCTACTGGAACTATCAGTACGGGATGGAGTACGGGGAATATAGCTGGAGACGCGTGAGCCTTTCCTATCTGGATGACCGTCGCCGCACCGAGTTCGCAGTGGATGATGGTTCGGACAGCTATACGCCTGTGCGTTACCGCGGCTGGCATTTTGTGGGGACGCAGAACACGGGTTTCAATTCCTATATGTATAAGGACGTGACCGATGATTATCCCTCGGAATGGGATTATCTGAAAAAAGCGATCGTCGATGACAAGACGTTGCAGACCGTGGAAATTCCGCACGAGAAAGTTCTGAAGTTCATCAACCGTATCGCCGGTACGATTCACCGCGTAGTGCCGGACGCCAAGGTTTCCACAGGGACGCATAGTATGCCCTACAATACCGATGTGGAGATGGAAGGTCTGGGTTATGAGAACGCGCCTTTCAATTACTATACGGATGAACGGCTGATCGCGGCGGGCGGTGATCCCCTGGGAACACTGGACTTTTATCAGGTGCACGGTTATCCCGAGTGGTCGGATGTGGACAAGGATGGGGTTTTGAATATGTTCAAGTATCCCAAGAAACATTGGAAGCTGAATAAGCCCCTGATCGTAGGTGAGCATTGGAATATCATCGGGGCCGGGAATGAGATGCTGCAGCCCTTCCATTACCAGCATCTGCATGACACAGGTTATGCCGGTGTGTGGGGCTGGGCTTATTTCTATGTCCGGGAAAAAGTGGTGGGTGGTCAGCCGCAGCGGTCGATCGACAAGCATGAGAATCAGGATTACTTCCGGAATGTGCAGAAGGGCCTGCCTGGCCGCTTGAAATATTCCGTCTCAGGACGTTGAATCCGCTTAGGCGATCCGTGCTGGGAAAAGCGGAATCGCCTTGGCTTTCTTCAGTGGAATCTGGAGCACAAACTTAAAGTTATAGTAATTGCGGGATTCGTCCTTGGGATTGCCGAGGCGAATCTCGATGCCCCTTATGCGTGACCGCCGACGCCGTGGAAATGCCGGGCGCGAAGATCGACTCCGCAGTCTCCTGCAGCGTGGCCGAGGCTGGCAAATGACCACTCTGCTGGCCTTTTTCCCGGAGTTTATGAATGCCATCATCGTGAATCTGAGGCTCAGGGTGGAGTCCTGCACCTGGGAACGGATGGTGATGATCCTGACCTCGGACTTGCCGCCTTGCACGGAAATCAAAGAAGCCTGAAGCGGGTTGGTATTATTCCAGGAAGCCAGAACCTGATGTCCATTTTAATGCTCTACGCAATTCACCTCAAAGCTGAAAACGCTTTCTGAAGCTCAGCCGGATCCATGGGTTGACGCTCTTTCAGCCAAGCTGCTAACAAGCGGGAGGAAGCCTTTTCGGGAAACAATACAAATGGACTAGGGACGTAAAAATATGAAAATTCAAACTCTCGCCCTACTGCTGGGCCCTGTTATGCTGATTGCTTGCGGCGATTCCGGTTCTGATGAGTCTGCTGTTGCTTCGCGCCAGAAGAAGCTGGTGGTCGTGTGTGATGGGGCCGTGTTCAATGATGCCGATCCCTTTGGCAAACGTGTGACTCTCACCGCGACGGGTACAAAGACTTATAAGGCTGGGTCTTTCGATGTGAATAAGGAAAAGGATGAGCTTAGGAAAGTTGCGACGGCCCTGCGGCAGCAGTGTAATGGCGGGTATACGATCGTGAATACTTCAATCTGTGATCAGATTGATGTTGTGAATACGGATATTTCGTTTCATACGCTGTTTCATTCGGTGAATGGCTTTACTTATAAGGGAAGCTATTCGTGTGGGTTGAAAGAGAAGAATTGATTCTGTGCCTTCAATCGCTTGCGATCCTAAGCTGCTGTATGGATCCCAAAGCGTGGCACGTTCTCCAGCTAAACGCTGATCGCGTTGTAGCTGGAACTTCCCTTGGGAGCGAACGAATTTAAACTTCGAGAAGAGGTTTGAACCCACCCCAAAACATCCGTTTGCCATCGAAGGGCATGGATTCCGGCCCATGATTCGCGAGTCTGGGGTCTTTCATCGCCACGTCCCACGCCGTGTCGCGGGTTTTCTTATCAGGCCATACGCAATAGGCCGCCACGACAGTTTCATCTTCCGTGGCATTGACCGAGCGATAAAAATCCGTGACCTTTCCATGCGGGACGTCATCGGCCACAGCCTCGCAGTAGCGGAGCATGCCGTGCTCCTTCATCACGGCTGCAAATACCTCGGCTTGAGCTTTGTATTTGGCCTCATTACCCTTCGGGAGCGGCAAACAAAAGAAATCCACGTAGCTCATAATGTTTCCTTTCTCTTCCGTTATCCTTCAACGAGACTGAAACTACCATAAGAAAAGCCATACATCTACTGGAAGGATTACGCAGAGCCCATAAGTTTATTTGGGGTCCTTCGCGTAGACCAAAAGCTTGAGGTAGTGGTAATGACTGACTCCGTGCATGGACTGGATGATGAGGTCGATACCACCATCGCGGGCTATCGGTAAGACTCGGGTGGCTTTATGTCTCACCGCACTCCATCTCGTAACTCACTGCGGATGTCCGCAAGAATCTTGATTGAATCAAGAGCCTCAGCGGGTAGCCTTAAGTCGCAAAGGAAGCCCGTCCACCGGTTTTGGAATCGGAATGATCTTTTGCTTAAGCTGATAACCCTTTGGAAGACTGATTTCATACTTCTGCAGAAACTGATGGATGAAAGCTTTGACTTCCATGTAGGCGAAGGCCTTCCCAATACACATATGGGCTCCGCCCCCAAATGGAGCGAAAAGATAGGGATGCTGCTTATGCTCCTTGCGTTCCAAAAAACGGGTCGGGTCAAAGGCGGCAGGGTTCGACCAATACTGCTCCATGCGATGAGTGTTGAAGACGTTGATGTAAACAAGAGTGTGGGCTGGTATCACTGTGCCTTTGAAGTCCACGTCGTTCACAGTGCGACGGGGAATCATGGGAACGGGTGGGTAGAGTCGCAGAGCTTCATCAAAGCAGGCTTCCAGGATTTCCATTTTTTCAAGGTCTTCAAAATCTATCATGGATTCTCCAAAAGCCCGTCCTTCCTGGCGAAT from Oligoflexus sp. includes the following:
- a CDS encoding DUF1428 domain-containing protein, yielding MSYVDFFCLPLPKGNEAKYKAQAEVFAAVMKEHGMLRYCEAVADDVPHGKVTDFYRSVNATEDETVVAAYCVWPDKKTRDTAWDVAMKDPRLANHGPESMPFDGKRMFWGGFKPLLEV